From a single Nematostella vectensis chromosome 3, jaNemVect1.1, whole genome shotgun sequence genomic region:
- the LOC125561298 gene encoding uncharacterized protein LOC125561298, whose amino-acid sequence MQEILSLVGEVTSAVESGDSSSNASCVEYIEEVIEEGTVPSFTTPTVYQSPTVTAEVWFSPYTCTYMNMSAELASVFSSSVAPWPLSSTSVPEVTSRKRRRSQKINEEKTKRRRTGDKWGVPQ is encoded by the exons ATGCAGGAGATATTGTCTCTTGTCGGGGAGGTGACGAGTGCTGTTGAGAGTGGTGATTCCTCCAGCAACGCGAGTTGCGTTGAGTATATCGAGGAGGTCATTGAAGAGGGTACTGTTCCTTCTTTCACCACGCCAACCGTCTATCAAAGCCCCACGGTAACCGCTGAG GTGTGGTTCAGCCCTTACACTTGCACGTATATGAACATGTCTGCTGAACTCGCCTCAGTCTTTTCCAGTTCTGTCGCCCCGTGGCCATTGAGTAGCACTTCTGTGCCGGAGGTAACGTCACGCAAGCGCAGACGCAGTCAGAAAATTAATGAAGAGAAGACAAAGAGGAGAAGGACTGGGGACAAGTGGGGTGTGCCTCAGTAA
- the LOC5502367 gene encoding uncharacterized protein LOC5502367: MGPHAGQYIMQAPFSGIPVARGAIPCIPNVALNGVVNQTAVASTARACAISQGQSHDDEVLQEMHQLLHEAADLYTTPSHDTFSHSSTIGHLEGGNIHEYLVDLKDLPPRSSNEASETVIDSPLTDPLPDEEGGKVTSDEEEVVPAVSQGVVEATSPSQQSLYDFGECPAWLTDLLEGDDEKTVSSEATDELPLPDPNAIEELLALMDEVKSPATDSLIAPACETNHISIQAGEVDNTAAHPNNTYKFSIADCSTLEELLAPADEVSTVAEPVDSQQDFKAEPDETPLPDPSTMRELLALADGVSTAAEGSTVPVGSQQVSDAAQEDAPLPDPSTMQEILSLVGEVTSAVESGDSSSNASCVEYIEEVIEEGTVPSFTTSTVYQSPTVTAEVWFSPYTCTYMNMSAELASVFSSSVAPCPLSSTSVPEITPDGTATNQRRVRDPLSWRDYEYALRPISTLQQPPNPPQSRRIRRPEYLPQPHVSQAQLSPGGTPYMYGGPYRSALTYPVLVQQKRLDRSPCHVTMGPHAGQYIMQAPFSGIPVARGAIPCIPNVALNGVVNQTTVASAARACAICQDQSHDDEVLQEMHQLLHEAADLYTTPSHDTFSHSSTIGHLEGGSIHEYLVDLKDLPPRSSNEASETVIDSPLIDPLPIEEGGKVTSDEEEVVPAVNQGVVEATSPSQQSLYDFGECPAWLTDLLEGDDEKTVSSEATDELPLPDPHAIEELLALMAEVKSPATDSLIAPACETNHISIQAGEVDNTAAHPNNTYKFSIADCSTLEELLAPADEVSTVAEPVDSQQDFKAEPDETPLPDPSTMRELLALADEDSTATEGGPTS, translated from the exons ATGGGACCACACGCTGGGCAGTATATCATGCAGGCGCCTTTCagtgggattcctgtggccaGGGGTGCCATCCCGTGTATCCCTAACGTTGCTCTAAACGGCGTTGTCAATCAAACTGCCGTTGCCTCGACAGCAAGAGCTTGCGCGATAAGCCAGGGTCAG TCACACGATGATGAGGTGCTCCAGGAGATGCATCAACTCCTGCACGAGGCCGCTGACCTCTACACTACTCCCTCACACGACACGTTCAGTCACAGTAGCACTATCGGGCACCTTGAGGGTGGGAACATCCATGAGTATTTGGTGGACCTGAAGGACCTTCCCCCGCGCTCCTCAAACGAGGCGAGTGAGACAGTGATCGATAGCCCCCTGACAGACCCACTACCTGACGAAGAGGGGGGCAAAGTTACCTCTGACGAGGAAGAGGTTGTTCCAGCTGTGAGCCAGGGCGTGGTCGAGGCTACCAGCCCCTCACAGCAATCTTTATATGACTTCGGTGAGTGCCCAGCCTGGCTTACAGATCTGCTTGAGGGTGATGATGAGAAAACTGTGTCAAGTGAGGCAACGGATGAGCTGCCCCTCCCTGATCCTAATGCGATTGAGGAGCTATTGGCCCTGATGGACGAAGTCAAAAGTCCCGCCACTGACTCCCTCATCGCTCCCGCCTGCGAAACAAATCATATATCGATTCAAGCAGGAGAGGTAGATAACACGGCCGCTCACCCTAACAATACATACAAGTTCTCTATCGCTGATTGCAGCACATTGGAAGAGCTACTTGCTCCTGCAGACGAGGTCAGCACCGTGGCAGAGCCTGTTGACAGCCAACAAGACTTTAAGGCTGAACCAGACGAGACCCCCCTTCCTGACCCAAGTACCATGCGGGAGCTACTTGCTCTTGCAGACGGGGTCAGCACCGCGGCAGAGGGTAGTACAGTGCCTGTTGGCAGCCAACAAGTCTCTGATGCTGCACAGGAGGATGCTCCACTTCCTGACCCCAGCACCATGCAGGAGATATTGTCTCTTGTCGGGGAGGTGACGAGTGCTGTTGAGAGTGGTGATTCCTCCAGCAACGCGAGTTGCGTTGAGTATATCGAGGAGGTCATTGAAGAGGGTACTGTTCCTTCTTTCACCACGTCAACCGTCTATCAAAGCCCAACGGTAACTGCTGAG GTGTGGTTCAGCCCTTACACTTGCACGTATATGAACATGTCTGCTGAACTCGCCTCAGTCTTTTCCAGTTCTGTCGCCCCGTGCCCATTGAGTAGCACTTCTGTGCCGGAG ATAACTCCAGACGGCACCGCTACTAACCAGAGGAGGGTGAGGGACCCGTTGTCATGGCGCGACTACGAGTATGCGCTCCGGCCAATATCAACTTTACAACAGCCCCCGAACCCCCCGCAAAGTCGGCGCATACGCCGCCCAGAATACCTACCCCAACCTCATGTCAGCCAAGCACAATTATCCCCTGGGGGTACCCCTTATATGTATGGCGGCCCGTACAGATCAGCCTTAACCTACCCCGTGCTGGTACAACAAAAGCGCTTAGATCGGAGTCCTTGCCATGTGACAATGGGACCACACGCTGGGCAGTATATCATGCAGGCGCCTTTCagtgggattcctgtggccaGGGGTGCCATCCCGTGTATCCCTAACGTTGCTCTAAACGGCGTTGTCAATCAAACTACCGTTGCCTCGGCAGCAAGAGCTTGCGCGATATGCCAGGATCAG TCACACGATGATGAGGTGCTCCAGGAGATGCATCAACTCCTGCACGAGGCCGCTGACCTCTACACTACTCCCTCACACGACACGTTCAGTCACAGTAGCACTATCGGGCACCTTGAGGGTGGGAGCATCCATGAGTATTTGGTGGACCTGAAGGACCTTCCCCCGCGCTCCTCGAACGAGGCGAGTGAGACAGTGATCGATAGCCCCCTGATAGACCCACTACCTATAGAAGAGGGGGGCAAAGTTACCTCTGACGAGGAAGAGGTTGTTCCAGCTGTGAACCAGGGCGTGGTCGAGGCTACCAGCCCCTCACAGCAATCTTTATATGACTTCGGTGAGTGCCCAGCCTGGCTTACAGATCTGCTTGAGGGTGATGATGAGAAAACTGTGTCAAGTGAGGCAACGGATGAGCTGCCCCTCCCTGATCCTCATGCGATTGAGGAGCTATTGGCCCTGATGGCCGAAGTCAAAAGTCCCGCCACTGACTCCCTCATCGCTCCCGCCTGCGAAACAAATCATATATCGATTCAAGCAGGAGAGGTAGATAACACGGCCGCTCACCCTAACAATACATACAAGTTCTCTATCGCTGATTGCAGCACATTGGAAGAGCTACTTGCTCCTGCAGACGAGGTCAGCACCGTGGCAGAGCCTGTTGACAGTCAACAAGACTTTAAGGCTGAACCAGACGAGACCCCCCTTCCTGACCCAAGTACCATGCGGGAGCTACTTGCTCTTGCAGACGAGGACAGCACCGCGACAGAGG GAGGCCCCACTTCCTGA